A genomic stretch from Eriocheir sinensis breed Jianghai 21 chromosome 31, ASM2467909v1, whole genome shotgun sequence includes:
- the LOC127005886 gene encoding uncharacterized protein LOC127005886 — MEESEVPGLETLCPSHHYLPPEPACKRQKDNFGHQKLIKPKKSVFECPICKVQMSTRQALWKHKKRKHPEANNDESKNKNSLHCMDCDFRCPKVVDLIKHYESHHDQKLSLRTQDFVTEGEFLIWKEEEEKRTKASFVQHCGPRQRENAVVQYFYCNRSGFFVTKGEGKRNLKRQGSSKIGATCPAFIKFTLDRGTSRGTAEYCLDHTHPCDYAHLRLSEGVQRRVATHLAKGVKIEAILDDVRCSAQASDRDAYIVRKDVHNIKHRIGNFSVDVKERQTENVTCLSMLVHEMSSQKFSPILYYKGQGVESDRHDVNDILIGIQTEFQKDMFLKYGKNCVCIDSLHETSQYDYFLIIVMVIDGMGEILPVAWLISNKEDSCALTTFFQALKERIGNFETDILMSDSASAFYNAWISVFPTPKRRSHCSWQIDKCGRKNLQTHIPESKFGEKEHPYLKTFNYGLNEQKFQKMIQEFESWLSNIKTLLTLLHGNIC; from the exons ATGGAGGAGTCGGAAGTCCCAGGGCTGGAGACTCTCTGCCCCAGCCACCACTACCTCCCACCCGAGCCAGCATGCAAGAGGCAGAAGGACAACTTTGGTCATCAAAAATTA ATTAAACCAAAGAAGAGTGTCTTTGAGTGCCCCATCTGTAAGGTGCAGATGTCAACAAGACAAGCCCTCTGGAAGCACAAGAAGAGGAAGCATCCAGAAGCAAATAATGATGAAAGCAAGAATAAAAATTCCCTTCATTGTATGGACTGTGACTTCAG ATGCCCTAAAGTAGTTGACCTAATAAAACACTATGAAAGCCATCATGACCAAAAGCTTTCTCTTCGGACGCAAGACTTTGTGACAGAAGGAGAATTCTTAatctggaaggaagaggaagagaaacggacAAAGGCCTCCTTTGTACAGCACTGTGGACCTCGTCAGAGAGAGAATGCTGTTGTGCAATACTTTTACTGCAACAGGTCAGGATTTTTTGtaacaaaaggggaaggaaaaagaaacctgAAGAGGCAAGGTTCTTCCAAGATTGGTGCCACATGTCCAGCATTTATTAAATTTACCTTGGACCGGGGCACCAGCCGGGGAACAGCAGAATACTGTCTTGACCACACCCATCCATGCGACTATGCTCATCTCAGACTGTCTGAGGGGGTACAGAGACGTGTTGCAACCCACCTTGCCAAAGGAGTCAAGATTGAGGCAATACTGGATGACGTGCGCTGCAGTGCTCAGGCATCAGACCGAGATGCTTACATTGTTCGGAAAGATGTTCACAACATTAAACATCGAATTGGTAACTTTAGTGTTGAtgtaaaagaaagacagacagaaaatgtGACCTGTTTAAGTATGCTAGTTCATGAAATGAGCTCTCAAAAGTTTAGTCCAATATTGTATTACAAAGGACAAGGTGTTGAGTCGGACAGACACGATGTAAATGACATACTTATTGGGATTCAAACAGAATTCCAAAAGGACATGTTtctaaaatatggaaaaaattgTGTTTGTATTGATAGTTTACACGAGACAAGCCAGTatgattattttcttattatagTGATGGTCATAGATGGAATGGGAGAAATTTTACCAGTTGCCTGGCTTATTTCTAACAAAGAGGATTCATGTGCATTAACAACCTTTTTTCAAGCATTGAAGGAAAGAATTGGCAACTTTGAGACAGATATTCTCATGAGTGACTCTGCCAGTGCTTTCTATAATGCCTGGATTTCTGTCTTCCCAACTCCAAAAAGGAGATCGCATTGTAGTTGGCAAATTGACAAGTGCGGGCGGAAAAACTTGCAGACGCATATACCAGAGAGTAAGTTTGGTGAGAAGGAGCATCCATACCTCAAGACATTTAACTATGGACTGAATGAACAAAAGTTTCAAAAAATGATTCAAGAGTTTGAATCATGGCTGTCAAATATTAAAACACTCCTCACGTTACTGCATGGGAACATATGTTGA